Proteins from a genomic interval of Sphingobacteriales bacterium:
- a CDS encoding o-succinylbenzoate synthase yields the protein MRAKYVRNVMKFAFPARTSRDTLFEKSSWFVMLENQVNCLAGIGECTLINGLSIDNQDFFEMKIAKTCQFINENNYYDDSDLQMYPGIRFGFETALNDLKNGGRRLIFDNPFYQGNQSIPINGLVWMGTFEEMEKHFREKIEAGYNCIKVKVGALNFQDEYSFLKRMRKEYGDDFILRLDANGAFLPQEAEEKLKYLSDLHVHSIEQPVKSGQHESLAYLCGLKIIDIALDEELIGIAEKEQKRKLLFDIKPQYIVLKPSLLGGFTECDEWIKLAEQSQTGWWITSALESNVGLNAIAQWTAGYHPAIHQGLGTGNIYSNNIVSPLRVKEGKLYSDPDGFWDFSAIFE from the coding sequence CTGAGGGCAAAATATGTCAGGAATGTCATGAAGTTTGCTTTTCCGGCCAGGACCTCACGTGATACTCTTTTTGAAAAAAGTTCGTGGTTTGTGATGCTTGAAAATCAGGTCAATTGCCTGGCAGGAATCGGAGAGTGTACATTAATAAATGGATTGAGCATTGATAATCAGGATTTTTTTGAAATGAAAATTGCAAAAACCTGTCAGTTTATTAATGAAAACAACTATTACGATGACTCAGATTTACAAATGTATCCGGGAATCCGTTTTGGATTTGAGACAGCCCTGAATGACCTGAAAAACGGGGGTCGCAGATTGATTTTTGATAATCCGTTTTATCAGGGAAATCAAAGTATTCCGATAAACGGACTGGTGTGGATGGGAACTTTTGAGGAGATGGAAAAACATTTCAGGGAAAAAATTGAAGCAGGTTACAATTGTATAAAAGTGAAAGTTGGTGCACTCAACTTTCAGGATGAATACAGTTTTTTAAAACGTATGCGAAAGGAATATGGGGATGATTTTATTTTACGTCTCGATGCCAACGGAGCTTTCCTGCCACAGGAAGCAGAGGAAAAACTAAAATACCTGAGTGATTTACATGTTCATTCCATCGAGCAACCCGTAAAATCGGGTCAACATGAGTCATTGGCTTATTTGTGTGGTTTGAAAATCATCGACATAGCACTTGATGAGGAATTGATTGGCATAGCAGAAAAAGAGCAAAAAAGAAAACTTTTGTTTGATATTAAGCCACAGTATATTGTCTTAAAGCCTTCACTTCTGGGAGGATTTACCGAATGTGATGAATGGATAAAACTGGCTGAACAATCACAAACAGGCTGGTGGATTACCTCAGCACTTGAATCGAATGTGGGACTAAATGCCATTGCACAATGGACTGCCGGTTATCATCCGGCAATTCATCAGGGACTGGGCACCGGAAATATTTATTCAAACAACATTGTAAGCCCCCTTCGCGTCAAAGAAGGAAAATTATACTCTGATCCTGATGGATTCTGGGATTTTTCAGCTATTTTTGAATAA
- a CDS encoding M24 family metallopeptidase, protein PLYFKYFMHGNSHFLGLDVHDCGTKQTILEPGMVLTCEPGIYIAEENIGIRIENDVLVTDGDPVDLMEHIPIRIEEIEQLMNE, encoded by the coding sequence CCACTGTATTTCAAATACTTCATGCATGGGAATTCCCATTTTCTTGGCCTTGATGTTCATGATTGCGGCACCAAACAGACAATACTCGAACCGGGGATGGTTCTCACCTGCGAACCGGGAATTTATATTGCCGAAGAAAACATTGGTATCCGTATTGAAAATGATGTGTTGGTTACAGATGGTGATCCTGTCGATCTGATGGAACATATCCCTATCCGCATTGAAGAGATTGAACAATTGATGAACGAATGA